The following proteins are encoded in a genomic region of Reichenbachiella sp.:
- a CDS encoding NAD(P) transhydrogenase subunit alpha produces the protein MVIGVVKCPEENLVALVPQVATKLIKDEYQVVVESGAGKSSGYSDELYESAGAVISSRKEVLSKADVILTGTSIPKSDLDQIKTDAILVGKFNGRVESELITNLKTSKTQAFSLDLLPRSTIAQSMDVLSSLASLSGYKAVVTAADEFAGYFPMMTTSAGTIPPARVLVLGAGVAGLQAIATARRLGAIVEAFDVRTAVREEVQSLGAKFIEVEGAQEDSAAGGYAVEQSAEYIAKQKELIHDTAVKADIVITTANIPGRKAPVLIENRTVNAMKQGSVIVDMASASGGNCELSKDDQTVDIDGVKIIGDAKLYNQMGKQASLLYSNNIYNFLKYILKEGKDKLPYDSEIVSQSLLKVEEESAVTA, from the coding sequence ATGGTAATTGGTGTAGTAAAATGCCCAGAAGAAAATCTGGTCGCCCTGGTACCGCAGGTGGCTACTAAACTGATCAAAGACGAATATCAAGTCGTCGTAGAATCAGGAGCGGGAAAATCATCCGGCTATAGTGATGAATTGTATGAATCTGCTGGTGCGGTCATATCCTCGAGAAAAGAGGTGCTATCCAAAGCAGACGTGATACTCACAGGTACTAGCATTCCCAAATCAGATTTAGATCAAATTAAAACCGACGCAATTTTAGTTGGGAAATTCAACGGTAGAGTCGAATCCGAATTAATTACTAATCTCAAAACATCTAAAACACAAGCATTTAGCTTGGATTTATTACCTAGGTCGACTATTGCACAATCCATGGATGTGCTTTCCTCTTTAGCTTCGTTGTCAGGATACAAAGCAGTAGTGACGGCAGCGGATGAGTTTGCCGGTTATTTCCCTATGATGACTACTTCAGCGGGTACTATTCCGCCGGCCAGAGTATTGGTGTTAGGCGCAGGAGTGGCTGGGTTGCAAGCCATTGCTACAGCTAGGAGACTGGGTGCTATTGTGGAGGCTTTCGACGTGCGTACCGCAGTGCGAGAAGAAGTACAAAGTTTGGGTGCCAAATTCATAGAAGTAGAAGGTGCGCAGGAAGACAGCGCCGCTGGAGGTTATGCTGTAGAGCAGTCTGCGGAATACATTGCCAAACAAAAGGAATTGATTCATGACACAGCTGTAAAGGCTGACATTGTTATCACCACCGCAAACATCCCTGGTAGAAAAGCGCCAGTATTGATAGAGAATCGTACGGTCAATGCCATGAAGCAAGGTAGTGTCATTGTAGATATGGCTTCGGCAAGTGGAGGAAACTGTGAATTGTCGAAAGACGATCAGACCGTGGACATCGATGGTGTGAAAATCATTGGCGACGCGAAATTGTACAATCAAATGGGCAAACAAGCCAGTTTGCTGTACAGCAACAATATTTACAATTTCTTGAAATACATTCTAAAAGAAGGCAAAGATAAATTGCCGTACGACAGCGAAATCGTAAGTCAATCACTCCTTAAGGTAGAGGAGGAATCTGCAGTTACCGCCTAA
- a CDS encoding fasciclin domain-containing protein codes for MKTHPFTKLLLALMVFAVIGCNKNVERYTAPVSEPEAAVSHPKGQASVEDNVSEANILQVAIGSEAHTTLVAAVQAAEIEHVLVNAGPLTVFAPTNDAFGALPEGTVDDLLKPENKAKLANILTGHAAPGSYDLEALKKEARKGRKIYTATGQYLEVTVEGDDVFVAGAKVLATIQTTNGVINVVDKIIL; via the coding sequence ATGAAAACTCATCCATTCACCAAACTACTCCTTGCGCTGATGGTCTTTGCTGTCATCGGATGCAATAAGAACGTAGAGCGATATACAGCACCAGTCTCGGAACCAGAAGCAGCAGTTTCCCACCCTAAAGGACAGGCTTCTGTAGAAGACAATGTATCTGAGGCGAACATCTTACAAGTGGCTATTGGCTCAGAAGCTCATACCACGCTGGTTGCCGCTGTACAGGCTGCCGAAATAGAACACGTATTGGTCAATGCCGGCCCATTGACGGTGTTTGCTCCTACTAACGACGCTTTTGGAGCATTGCCTGAGGGCACGGTAGATGACCTACTGAAGCCGGAGAACAAAGCCAAATTGGCCAATATTCTTACTGGACATGCAGCACCGGGGTCATACGATTTAGAAGCGCTAAAAAAAGAGGCTCGTAAAGGGCGCAAGATCTACACGGCTACCGGACAATACCTGGAAGTAACGGTGGAAGGCGACGATGTCTTTGTTGCTGGCGCTAAAGTGCTAGCCACCATCCAGACTACCAACGGAGTCATCAATGTAGTAGACAAAATCATATTATAA
- a CDS encoding cytochrome c — MKKLTYPLICLLILLGACGGEKSSSESVKEKYAKKAPKSLAELEKEYQKYNGIGPISSFELPADIDQTKAEEGKTIFEAKCTACHKVNKKFIGPSPKDILTRRNPAWVMNMILNPDEMVQKDPLAKQLLIEFNGSPMANQNLTEDEARAVLEYFRTL, encoded by the coding sequence ATGAAAAAGTTAACATATCCACTGATCTGCCTTCTCATATTATTAGGAGCCTGCGGTGGCGAAAAAAGTAGCAGCGAAAGTGTCAAAGAGAAGTACGCCAAAAAGGCACCAAAATCATTAGCAGAGCTAGAAAAAGAATACCAAAAGTATAACGGCATAGGACCTATTTCCTCTTTCGAGCTTCCTGCGGATATTGATCAGACCAAAGCTGAAGAAGGCAAAACCATTTTTGAAGCTAAATGCACGGCTTGTCACAAAGTGAATAAGAAATTCATTGGCCCATCTCCAAAAGACATTCTGACAAGAAGAAATCCAGCTTGGGTGATGAATATGATTTTGAACCCAGATGAAATGGTACAGAAAGACCCATTGGCCAAGCAATTACTCATTGAATTCAACGGCTCTCCAATGGCTAACCAAAATCTAACCGAAGATGAAGCAAGAGCGGTTCTGGAATATTTCAGAACACTATAA
- a CDS encoding pitrilysin family protein: MLTKILSFFLAVVVLFTSCQPTKENTDTGFSIESEKYQLANGLDVILHQDKSDPVVSVGILYHVGSNREKPGRTGFAHLFEHMLFQESENVPQDQFFKIVQNVGGTLNGFTWKDGTMYFEIVPKNALETMLWLESDRLGFLLNTVTESAFANQQEVVQNEKRQRVDNRPYGHTNYVIDKNMYPEGHPYNWQVIGELVDLQNATVEDVKEFYNQFYGPNNATLVIAGDFENEEIKPLVEKYFGPIGKRGEVIEMKPQRVKLDESKRFYHEDNFATAPQLNMVWPTVEEYSKDAYALDFLAEILSDGKKAPLYKVLVKEKNLTSNVAAWNRSQELAGALRISINANQGVPLDSIESGIYEAFARFEVDGVTDNDIAQVKAKIETDFYNGIASVFNKTFQIAYYNTFAGSPDFIEKDIANIQAVTKEDVLRVYNTYIKDKPFILTSFVPKGMMDLSASNCEKATVVEEEIKEMVADNSDTEETAEEIIKSETTFDRTVAPEMGPMPELTIPAQWNTTLQNGLAVYGIEQRELPLVQASLVIKGGHLMDDMNKIGVANLMTDIMKEGTANKTPQELEEAIALLGADIGMFTSEDAITFTVNSLARNFPAAMSLLEEILLEPRWDEEEFDLIKTRTVNIIKRRNGDPGAVSGKVYKKLLYGTDNIRGYSTMGTAEDVENISIEDLKDFYVNNFSPSISTFHVVGDISQAEVAEVLGGIESRWKAKEVQIPSYEAPSNPEKPSLYFVDFPDAKQSVINIGYLSMPRTDPDYYAATVMNYKLGGSFSGNVNLILREEKGYTYGARTGFSGDADSGEFTASSSVRTNTTFESVKIFKEEMEKYREGISEEDLEFTKNALIKSNARRFETLGALRGMIETRSKYGFGPNYIKDEENIVRNMTLEEHKALAQKYITPDQMVYLVSGDAKTQLEQFQNTGFENVILLDKEGNEVEESITLVK; the protein is encoded by the coding sequence ATGCTAACCAAAATTCTCAGCTTCTTTTTAGCAGTAGTTGTGCTGTTTACGTCCTGTCAACCAACAAAGGAAAACACGGACACTGGATTCTCAATAGAATCCGAAAAATACCAATTGGCTAATGGCTTGGATGTTATCCTGCATCAGGATAAGTCTGACCCAGTGGTCTCGGTAGGAATATTATACCATGTAGGATCCAATCGCGAAAAACCGGGCCGTACAGGTTTTGCTCACCTTTTCGAACACATGCTTTTTCAGGAATCTGAAAATGTGCCCCAGGATCAATTTTTCAAAATCGTTCAAAACGTAGGAGGTACACTCAATGGGTTTACCTGGAAAGATGGTACCATGTATTTTGAAATTGTACCAAAAAATGCACTGGAGACCATGCTTTGGTTAGAGTCAGATAGACTTGGCTTTTTGTTAAACACAGTTACCGAAAGCGCATTCGCCAATCAGCAAGAGGTGGTGCAAAATGAGAAAAGACAGCGTGTAGACAACAGACCCTATGGGCATACCAATTATGTGATTGACAAAAACATGTACCCAGAAGGCCATCCTTACAACTGGCAAGTGATAGGAGAGTTGGTGGATTTGCAAAATGCCACGGTAGAAGATGTCAAAGAATTTTACAACCAGTTTTATGGGCCAAATAACGCCACATTGGTTATTGCCGGTGATTTCGAAAATGAAGAGATAAAACCATTGGTAGAAAAATACTTTGGTCCGATAGGGAAAAGAGGAGAAGTGATAGAAATGAAACCTCAACGAGTAAAATTGGATGAGTCTAAAAGATTCTATCATGAAGATAACTTTGCTACTGCCCCTCAGTTGAATATGGTTTGGCCTACAGTAGAGGAATATAGCAAAGACGCGTATGCCTTGGATTTTCTTGCGGAAATCTTGTCGGATGGTAAGAAAGCACCACTTTATAAGGTGCTGGTTAAAGAAAAGAATCTAACATCAAATGTGGCTGCCTGGAATAGGTCTCAGGAGTTGGCTGGCGCACTGAGAATATCTATTAACGCCAATCAAGGTGTTCCATTAGATTCGATTGAGTCTGGCATTTATGAAGCTTTCGCACGTTTTGAAGTAGATGGAGTAACTGACAATGATATTGCGCAGGTAAAAGCTAAGATCGAAACGGATTTTTACAACGGTATTGCTAGCGTGTTCAATAAAACTTTCCAAATAGCCTACTACAATACTTTCGCAGGAAGCCCTGATTTTATAGAAAAGGATATCGCCAACATTCAGGCGGTGACCAAAGAAGATGTCTTGAGGGTATATAATACCTATATTAAGGACAAGCCATTTATTCTTACCAGTTTCGTGCCTAAAGGAATGATGGATTTGAGCGCTTCAAATTGTGAAAAGGCAACTGTGGTAGAGGAGGAGATCAAAGAAATGGTGGCCGATAATTCGGACACTGAAGAAACAGCAGAAGAAATAATAAAATCAGAAACAACTTTCGATCGAACTGTCGCTCCAGAGATGGGGCCAATGCCAGAACTTACCATACCAGCTCAGTGGAATACCACACTGCAAAATGGTCTGGCTGTTTATGGAATTGAGCAAAGAGAGCTTCCATTGGTTCAAGCCAGTTTGGTTATCAAGGGAGGACACCTTATGGATGACATGAACAAAATTGGTGTAGCCAATTTGATGACTGATATCATGAAAGAGGGGACTGCCAATAAAACGCCTCAAGAGTTGGAAGAGGCAATCGCTTTGTTGGGGGCAGATATCGGTATGTTTACTTCGGAGGATGCCATCACTTTTACGGTCAATTCTTTGGCCAGGAATTTCCCTGCTGCGATGTCACTTTTGGAGGAAATACTATTAGAGCCGCGCTGGGATGAGGAGGAATTTGATTTGATCAAAACAAGAACCGTAAATATTATTAAAAGAAGAAATGGTGACCCAGGTGCTGTATCCGGAAAAGTATACAAAAAGCTGCTATACGGCACAGATAATATTCGAGGGTACTCTACTATGGGGACTGCAGAGGATGTAGAAAACATTAGTATTGAAGACCTCAAGGATTTTTATGTTAATAATTTCTCTCCATCTATATCAACCTTCCATGTAGTGGGAGATATTTCTCAAGCGGAAGTTGCCGAGGTACTTGGTGGGATTGAATCAAGGTGGAAGGCAAAGGAGGTCCAAATACCTTCGTATGAAGCTCCGTCAAATCCTGAAAAGCCCTCTTTGTATTTTGTTGATTTTCCTGATGCAAAGCAGTCTGTGATTAATATTGGATACTTATCCATGCCAAGAACGGATCCAGATTATTATGCTGCCACAGTGATGAACTACAAGTTAGGTGGTTCGTTCAGTGGTAATGTGAACTTGATCTTAAGAGAAGAGAAAGGTTATACTTATGGAGCCAGAACAGGATTTTCAGGAGATGCAGACTCTGGCGAGTTCACGGCTAGCTCAAGTGTAAGGACTAATACCACATTCGAGTCAGTGAAGATCTTTAAAGAAGAAATGGAAAAGTACCGAGAAGGGATAAGTGAAGAAGATCTTGAGTTTACTAAAAATGCCTTGATCAAATCTAACGCTAGAAGGTTTGAAACCCTTGGTGCCTTGCGAGGAATGATTGAAACCAGAAGTAAATATGGTTTTGGGCCGAACTACATTAAAGATGAAGAAAATATAGTTAGGAACATGACCCTAGAAGAGCACAAAGCTTTGGCTCAAAAGTATATCACCCCTGATCAAATGGTTTACCTCGTTTCTGGAGATGCCAAAACTCAATTGGAACAATTTCAGAATACTGGTTTTGAAAATGTGATTCTCTTGGATAAAGAAGGAAATGAAGTAGAAGAGTCCATTACTCTAGTGAAATAG
- the nosZ gene encoding Sec-dependent nitrous-oxide reductase gives MSIKNITSILASLALLFAVGCQPGGNENSGALSGDLASRSFVAPGEHDEFYGFISGGFNGQLSVIGMPSGRVFKNIPVFSVDAEKAYGFNEETKALLNTSYGFIPWGDAHHPDISQTNGKLDGRWVFINENNTPRIARIDLTTFETVETIEIPNSAGNHSSSYVTDNTEYVVAGTRFAVPVPQRDMPIADYKGNFKGAMSFLKVDQESGEMNIEFQIMMPGFDYDKAHPGRGKSHGWFFFTTYNTEEANTLMEVNASQNDKDFVAAINWKKAEEYIAQGNFTTMETNYAHNVYDEKTHMATTTWEKEVKILDPAKCPGLVYFMPMPKSPHGCDVDPTGEYIVGSGKLSANVTVHSFTKMIDAIENEKFDGEAYGIPILNFEDVLAGVVVQPGLGPLHTEFDAKGNAYTTFFISSEVVKWKLGTWEVIDRKPTYYSVGHLMIPGGNSQAPFGKYLIAMNKITKDRYLPTGPEVTQSAQLYDISGEKMELLLDFPTLGEPHYAAGIPADLIKPNSKKIYPLEENEHPYVTKSEKDAKVVRDGKDVHIYMTMIRSHFAPDNIEGIKEGDRVYFHVTNLEQDYDVPHGISMIGANTSELLIMPGQTETFVWEPKGQGVWPFYCTDFCSALHQEMQGYVRVSSASSNIELSWTLDGE, from the coding sequence ATGAGTATCAAAAACATAACAAGCATTTTGGCCAGTCTAGCCTTACTTTTTGCAGTAGGCTGCCAGCCAGGAGGCAATGAAAATAGCGGTGCTTTGAGCGGCGATTTAGCCTCACGCTCATTCGTAGCACCAGGAGAGCACGACGAATTCTACGGGTTCATATCTGGAGGATTCAATGGCCAATTGTCTGTCATCGGTATGCCTTCTGGTAGAGTATTCAAAAACATCCCTGTATTTTCTGTGGATGCAGAGAAAGCTTACGGTTTCAATGAAGAAACTAAAGCTTTGCTAAACACTTCTTATGGATTCATTCCTTGGGGTGATGCCCACCATCCGGACATTTCTCAAACTAATGGAAAACTAGACGGTCGATGGGTATTTATCAATGAAAACAATACGCCAAGAATCGCGCGTATCGATTTGACTACGTTCGAAACAGTGGAGACCATTGAGATTCCAAACTCTGCAGGTAATCACAGTTCATCTTATGTCACTGACAATACGGAATATGTGGTGGCCGGTACCAGATTCGCTGTACCAGTTCCTCAAAGAGACATGCCTATTGCAGATTACAAAGGCAATTTCAAAGGCGCGATGTCTTTCTTGAAAGTAGATCAGGAATCAGGTGAAATGAACATCGAATTCCAGATCATGATGCCTGGATTCGATTATGACAAAGCGCACCCAGGTAGAGGCAAGTCTCATGGCTGGTTCTTCTTTACTACTTACAATACTGAAGAGGCCAACACTTTGATGGAAGTAAACGCTTCACAAAACGACAAGGATTTTGTAGCGGCTATCAACTGGAAAAAAGCGGAAGAGTATATCGCTCAAGGCAACTTCACTACTATGGAGACCAACTATGCACACAATGTGTATGATGAAAAAACACACATGGCTACGACTACCTGGGAAAAAGAAGTGAAAATACTTGATCCTGCTAAGTGCCCTGGTTTAGTGTATTTCATGCCAATGCCAAAATCTCCTCACGGATGTGATGTTGACCCTACAGGTGAATACATTGTAGGTAGTGGCAAACTATCTGCTAACGTAACGGTTCACTCATTCACCAAAATGATTGACGCGATCGAAAACGAAAAATTCGATGGAGAAGCTTATGGTATTCCAATCCTGAACTTCGAAGACGTATTGGCTGGAGTGGTTGTACAGCCGGGCTTAGGTCCACTGCACACAGAATTTGACGCCAAAGGCAACGCTTATACCACTTTCTTCATCTCTTCTGAGGTGGTAAAATGGAAACTGGGCACTTGGGAAGTCATCGACAGAAAGCCTACGTACTACTCTGTGGGTCACTTGATGATCCCAGGGGGTAACTCTCAGGCACCTTTCGGCAAATATCTGATTGCCATGAACAAAATCACTAAAGACAGGTACTTACCTACTGGCCCTGAAGTGACTCAGTCTGCCCAATTGTATGACATCTCTGGCGAAAAAATGGAATTGCTGCTTGACTTCCCTACGCTAGGTGAGCCTCACTATGCAGCTGGTATCCCAGCAGATTTGATCAAGCCAAATTCTAAGAAGATTTATCCTTTGGAAGAAAACGAGCACCCTTATGTGACCAAATCTGAAAAAGATGCCAAAGTGGTTAGAGATGGCAAAGACGTGCACATTTACATGACGATGATTCGAAGCCACTTTGCACCTGACAACATCGAAGGAATCAAAGAAGGGGACAGAGTATATTTCCACGTCACCAATTTGGAGCAAGACTATGATGTGCCTCACGGTATCAGTATGATTGGAGCAAATACTTCTGAACTACTGATCATGCCCGGGCAAACGGAAACATTTGTATGGGAACCAAAAGGACAAGGTGTATGGCCATTCTACTGTACAGACTTCTGTTCTGCGCTTCACCAGGAAATGCAAGGATATGTGAGAGTTTCTTCTGCTAGTTCTAACATAGAACTAAGCTGGACACTCGACGGAGAATAA
- a CDS encoding NAD(P) transhydrogenase subunit alpha → MLEILDYLKDHVLMINLLIITIYLGFEVISKVPTVLHTPLMSGSNAISGIVIIGAIILVRQADATDYLTLGLGALGVVLGTINVVGGHAVTNRMLEMFKKK, encoded by the coding sequence ATGTTAGAGATATTAGATTATCTGAAGGATCATGTGCTCATGATCAACCTATTAATTATTACGATTTATTTAGGGTTTGAAGTCATTTCTAAAGTACCAACCGTATTGCATACTCCATTGATGTCAGGATCGAATGCGATTAGCGGTATTGTAATTATTGGTGCTATTATTTTGGTGAGGCAGGCAGATGCAACGGACTATCTGACACTAGGATTAGGAGCGTTGGGAGTGGTACTTGGTACTATCAATGTGGTAGGTGGTCATGCCGTGACCAACCGTATGTTGGAAATGTTTAAGAAGAAATAA
- a CDS encoding SMP-30/gluconolactonase/LRE family protein yields the protein MEKFAEDEKSTIQRKRIPSILSSFIFMEIFNHMRIVFSFVFFALLFQSCTKKPVLYSASDFAFVGDFTLGLEGPAVDADGNLFFVNPERNGTIGKVGPNGDFEIYIDSLPNGSVANGIRFDQSGIMFLADYVNHNILTIDPMHKEVVIYAHDSTMNQPNDIAIASNGTLYASDPNWAESTGNLWRVDQGGDFVLLESNMGTTNGVEVAPGDSLLYVNESVQRKVWVYDLSSEGEVSNKRMLIEFPDYGLDGMRCDVEGNLYIARYGKGTIAVVSPGGQLLYEVELKGQKPTNIAFGGPEGKTCFVTCQDREYIESFEVSSVGRSYSILK from the coding sequence TTGGAAAAGTTCGCTGAGGATGAAAAATCAACCATCCAGCGAAAAAGAATCCCATCTATTCTTTCATCCTTTATTTTTATGGAAATATTTAATCATATGCGAATTGTATTTTCATTTGTCTTTTTTGCCTTGCTATTTCAAAGCTGCACTAAAAAACCAGTTTTATATAGTGCTTCCGATTTTGCATTCGTTGGTGACTTCACTCTAGGCCTTGAGGGTCCCGCTGTGGATGCAGATGGTAATCTCTTCTTTGTCAATCCTGAAAGAAATGGCACTATTGGCAAGGTAGGTCCAAATGGGGATTTTGAAATCTATATTGATAGTTTGCCTAATGGCAGTGTAGCGAATGGCATTCGCTTTGATCAAAGTGGAATTATGTTTTTAGCTGATTATGTTAATCATAATATACTCACCATCGATCCCATGCATAAAGAGGTTGTCATCTATGCGCACGACAGCACCATGAATCAGCCCAATGACATCGCCATTGCGAGCAATGGAACCTTATACGCTAGTGATCCGAATTGGGCGGAAAGCACAGGTAACCTTTGGCGGGTGGATCAGGGCGGAGATTTTGTTTTGCTAGAATCAAATATGGGTACCACCAACGGAGTAGAGGTTGCACCTGGAGATAGCTTGCTCTATGTAAATGAAAGCGTCCAACGGAAAGTTTGGGTATACGATCTGTCGTCAGAAGGTGAAGTTTCTAACAAGCGTATGCTAATTGAATTTCCAGACTATGGATTGGATGGCATGCGTTGTGATGTAGAAGGTAATCTTTACATTGCGAGGTATGGCAAGGGGACTATTGCAGTAGTTTCGCCGGGTGGGCAATTACTATATGAAGTTGAACTGAAAGGCCAAAAGCCAACGAACATTGCTTTTGGTGGGCCTGAAGGAAAGACTTGTTTTGTAACCTGTCAAGACCGAGAATATATTGAATCTTTTGAGGTGTCTTCTGTCGGAAGATCCTATTCTATTCTCAAATAA
- a CDS encoding nitrous oxide reductase accessory protein NosL, translated as MMIRPTLYTLFLLFILTSCDREPAAIDYGKTSCHSCKMTIVDQQHAAQVMTKKGRTYSFDAIECMVRSLDQWQPEELQILLVTDYTTPKQLIEAQSAHYLISKAIPSPMGAHLSAFSKKENRDELASNPTDQKLAWSELKFSIN; from the coding sequence ATGATGATCAGACCAACACTTTATACACTTTTTTTACTTTTCATTCTAACCAGTTGCGATCGCGAACCAGCAGCTATTGACTATGGCAAAACCAGTTGCCATTCCTGCAAAATGACGATTGTGGATCAGCAACACGCCGCACAGGTCATGACTAAAAAAGGACGCACCTACTCCTTCGATGCCATCGAATGTATGGTGAGAAGCCTGGATCAATGGCAGCCTGAAGAACTGCAAATCCTACTCGTCACGGACTACACTACGCCGAAGCAATTGATAGAGGCACAAAGTGCGCACTATCTCATCAGCAAGGCCATTCCCAGCCCTATGGGGGCTCATCTGTCTGCCTTCTCTAAAAAGGAAAACAGAGATGAATTGGCCAGCAATCCTACCGACCAAAAACTAGCCTGGAGCGAACTGAAATTTTCTATCAATTAA
- a CDS encoding NAD(P)(+) transhydrogenase (Re/Si-specific) subunit beta has translation MQYIELLYIVSTVLLIIGLRKLSSPSTARNGNVIAALGMGSAIFVAIFSPMANDQGNLLYIFGAIAIGSIIGLVYSKKVEMTGIPELVSVFNGFGGACAVSISILEAYKFDAASSYGLMATTYMALFIGGVAFTGSLIAYGKLAGKVKDWRSGISSYFNLAWLALCLGLIVFQVANPTAYAYLPLVILVVSLIYGLTFVWPIGGADMPVVISLLNALTGIAAALAGMVYGNMVMLLGGVLVGSSGAILTVLMCQAMNRSLINVVVGGFGASASAAATDQGDIKETTANDTAIMMRYAQNVMVIPGYGMAVAQAQKACKELDKSLTSRGVNVNYAIHPVAGRMPGHMNVLLAEADVPYNKLIDLDDANSMLTDTDVCLVVGANDVVNPSALDDPGSPIYGMPVLEILNSKNVVVLKRGMSKGYSGIENPLFFHDKTKMLFGDAKDTIETLNNEVKVMD, from the coding sequence ATGCAGTACATAGAATTATTATACATCGTCTCAACTGTATTGTTGATTATTGGATTAAGAAAATTAAGTAGCCCATCGACGGCTAGAAATGGCAACGTGATTGCAGCATTAGGTATGGGGTCTGCCATTTTTGTGGCCATCTTTAGCCCGATGGCTAATGACCAAGGAAATTTGCTTTATATCTTCGGAGCTATTGCCATAGGGTCCATCATAGGTCTGGTTTATTCCAAAAAAGTAGAAATGACAGGTATCCCGGAATTGGTATCCGTTTTTAATGGCTTCGGCGGTGCTTGTGCAGTGAGTATCTCTATTCTGGAGGCCTACAAGTTTGATGCTGCTTCATCCTATGGATTGATGGCTACTACTTACATGGCCTTGTTTATTGGTGGGGTTGCCTTTACTGGCAGTTTGATCGCTTATGGGAAACTCGCTGGAAAAGTGAAAGACTGGAGAAGTGGAATTTCTTCCTATTTCAATTTGGCATGGTTGGCGTTGTGCCTGGGATTGATCGTCTTTCAAGTAGCTAACCCTACCGCATATGCATACCTTCCTTTAGTGATATTGGTGGTTTCATTGATCTATGGTTTGACGTTCGTTTGGCCGATCGGTGGGGCTGATATGCCAGTAGTTATTTCCCTATTGAATGCCTTGACGGGTATCGCAGCCGCTTTGGCCGGCATGGTCTATGGCAATATGGTGATGCTATTGGGTGGCGTATTGGTAGGTTCTTCGGGTGCAATTCTTACGGTACTGATGTGTCAGGCTATGAACCGATCGTTGATTAATGTAGTCGTAGGAGGTTTCGGTGCGTCAGCCTCAGCAGCAGCAACCGACCAGGGCGATATCAAAGAAACCACAGCCAACGACACGGCGATCATGATGCGCTATGCACAAAATGTAATGGTGATACCAGGCTATGGAATGGCTGTCGCTCAAGCACAAAAGGCTTGTAAAGAATTGGATAAAAGTTTGACCTCTAGAGGGGTAAATGTGAATTACGCCATTCACCCTGTAGCAGGTCGTATGCCGGGCCATATGAATGTGCTCTTGGCTGAAGCTGACGTACCATACAACAAGTTAATCGACCTTGACGATGCCAACAGCATGTTGACAGACACGGATGTTTGTTTGGTTGTAGGCGCTAATGACGTGGTGAACCCATCGGCATTGGATGATCCAGGAAGCCCAATCTATGGTATGCCAGTGTTGGAGATTTTGAATTCTAAAAATGTAGTAGTACTGAAAAGAGGAATGAGCAAAGGCTACTCTGGGATAGAAAATCCATTGTTTTTCCACGATAAAACCAAAATGCTTTTCGGCGATGCCAAAGACACCATTGAGACTTTGAATAACGAAGTGAAAGTGATGGATTAA